Proteins encoded by one window of Cannabis sativa cultivar Pink pepper isolate KNU-18-1 chromosome 4, ASM2916894v1, whole genome shotgun sequence:
- the LOC115714415 gene encoding cholesterol 22-monohydroxylase CYP90B51 produces MSDSELVLCLLPSILALFLFFILIKRKQKRFNLPPGDMGWPFLGETIGYLKPYSATSIGDFMEQHISRYGKIYKSNLFGEPTIVSADAGLNRFILQNEGRLFECSYPRSIGGILGKWSMLVLVGDMHRHMRIISLNFLSHARLRTHLLREVENHTLLVLKAWKENSVFSAQDEAKKFTFNLMAKHIMSLDPGVPETEQLKKEYITFMKGVVSPPLNLPGTAYRKALQSRSTILKFINRKMDERVEKMKEGIEDLEEDNDLLGWVLKHSNLSTEQILDLILSLLFAGHETSSVSIALAIYFLPGCPRAIQQLREEHTEIARAKKQAGETDLNWDDYKKMEFTQCVISETLRLGNVVRFLHRKALKDVRYKGYDIPCGWKVLPVIAAVHLDPLLFDHPQHFNPWRWQEMKQQSSDQSSTSSSNYNYGNNNSFMPFGGGPRLCAGSELAKLEMAVFIHHLVLNYHWELAEKDQAFAFPFVDFPKGLPITVRHLNSCI; encoded by the exons ATGTCTGACTCAGAGCTAGTTTTATGTCTTTTACCATCAATTTTAGCtctattcttgttctttattcTCATTAAAAGAAAGCAAAAGAGGTTTAATCTTCCACCAGGGGATATGGGTTGGCCTTTTCTTGGTGAAACCATTGGTTATTTGAAGCCTTACTCTGCTACTTCCATAGGAGATTTCATGGAACAACACATATCAAG gtATGGTAAAATTTACAAGTCAAACTTGTTTGGTGAGCCTACAATAGTATCAGCAGATGCAGGGCTAAACAGATTCATACTCCAAAATGAAGGAAGATTATTTGAATGTAGTTACCCAAGAAGCATAGGAGGAATTCTTGGTAAATGGTCTATGCTGGTTTTAGTTGGAGACATGCATAGACATATGAGAATTATATCTCTTAATTTCTTGAGCCATGCTAGACTCAGAACTCATTTACTCAGAGAAGTTGAGAACCATACTTTACTTGTTTTAAAAGCTTGGAAAGAAAACTCTGTTTTTTCAGCTCAAGATGAAGCCAAGAAG TTCACGTTTAATTTAATGGCTAAACACATCATGAGTTTGGATCCTGGAGTTCCTGAGACTGAGCAACTTAAAAAAGAGTACATAACTTTCATGAAAGGAGTAGTTTCTCCACCTTTGAATTTGCCTGGAACAGCTTATAGAAAAGCCTTGCAG TCAAGATCAACCATTttgaagtttataaatagaaaaatggATGAAAGAGTCGAGAAAATGAaagaaggaattgaagatttgGAAGAAGATAATGACTTGCTTGGATGGGTTTTGAAGCATTCAAATCTTTCAACAGAGCAAATTCTTGACTTAATACTAAGTCTTCTTTTTGCTGGCCATGAAACTTCTTCAGTTTCCATTGCTTTAGCTATTTACTTTTTACCAGGTTGTCCTAGAGCTATTCAACAATTGAgg GAAGAGCATACTGAAATTGCTAGAGCTAAAAAGCAAGCAGGGGAGACAGATTTGAATTGGGATGACTACAAAAAAATGGAATTCACACAATGT GTTATAAGTGAGACACTTCGGCTTGGTAACGTTGTGAGATTTCTTCACAGAAAGGCACTAAAAGACGTTAGGTACAAAG gTTATGACATTCCATGTGGTTGGAAAGTGCTTCCGGTGATTGCAGCCGTGCATTTGGATCCTTTGCTTTTTGACCACCCTCAACACTTCAATCCATGGAGATGGCAG GAGATGAAGCAACAAAGTAGTGATCAAAGCTCAACATCATCAAGTAATTATAATTATGGTAATAATAACAGTTTCATGCCATTTGGGGGAGGACCACGGTTATGTGCTGGGTCAGAATTGGCAAAGCTTGAAATGGCTGTTTTCATTCACCATTTGGTCCTTAATTACCATTGGGAGTTAGCTGAGAAGGATCAAGCTTTTGCATTCCCTTTTGTTGACTTTCCCAAAGGTCTTCCAATCACAGTTCGCCACCTCAACTCTTGCATATAA